A genomic region of Kribbella sp. NBC_00382 contains the following coding sequences:
- a CDS encoding glycosyltransferase family 2 protein produces MLVSVVVPCYRSGATLPRLVDDLTQVLPGATTGFEIVLVVDGSPDDTWQVASELANKYDEVRAMRLARNYGQHNALIAGVRNARYEVVVTMDDDLQHPADQVPVLLRALTDDVDLVYGVPAEEEHGFARSFSSRLVKGALASAMAVRDARSISAFRAFRTFLRDGFDGLDGPHASVDVALSWSTTRIAQTTVRMEQRAAGQSNYTTWMLMKHSLTLITGYSVEPLRLVGYLGFICAVFGVGLFGVIIVKYITGATTVAGFTTIASMVALFSGAQMLALGVLGEYVGRLHSGSMGRPTYVIRERTDVDAHPDIKREAD; encoded by the coding sequence GTGCTCGTTTCTGTTGTCGTGCCGTGTTATCGGTCGGGGGCGACTCTTCCGCGGCTTGTCGACGACCTGACGCAGGTCTTGCCTGGCGCTACTACCGGGTTTGAGATCGTGCTGGTGGTGGACGGGAGTCCGGATGACACCTGGCAGGTTGCCAGCGAGTTGGCTAATAAGTACGACGAGGTCAGGGCTATGCGGCTCGCCCGCAACTACGGGCAGCACAATGCGTTGATCGCTGGGGTTCGGAACGCTCGGTACGAAGTGGTTGTCACGATGGATGATGATCTGCAGCATCCTGCGGATCAGGTGCCGGTGTTGTTGCGGGCGCTGACGGATGATGTCGACCTCGTGTACGGCGTACCGGCTGAGGAAGAGCATGGGTTTGCGCGGAGCTTCTCGTCGCGGCTGGTGAAGGGCGCACTGGCGTCGGCGATGGCGGTGCGGGATGCGCGGTCGATCAGTGCGTTCCGGGCCTTTCGGACCTTCCTGCGGGACGGGTTCGACGGGCTGGACGGGCCGCATGCCTCGGTGGATGTCGCGTTGTCGTGGTCGACGACGCGGATCGCGCAGACGACGGTACGGATGGAGCAGCGCGCGGCCGGGCAGTCGAACTACACGACCTGGATGCTGATGAAGCACTCGCTGACGCTCATCACCGGGTACTCCGTGGAGCCGCTGCGCCTGGTCGGGTATCTCGGGTTCATCTGCGCGGTGTTCGGCGTCGGGCTGTTCGGCGTGATCATCGTCAAGTACATCACCGGCGCGACGACCGTCGCCGGGTTCACCACGATCGCGTCGATGGTCGCGCTGTTCTCCGGCGCGCAGATGCTCGCGCTCGGCGTGCTGGGTGAGTACGTCGGCCGCCTGCACTCGGGGTCGATGGGCCGGCCGACGTACGTGATCCGCGAGCGCACCGACGTGGACGCCCATCCCGACATCAAGCGTGAGGCTGACTGA
- a CDS encoding class I SAM-dependent methyltransferase — translation MEYVLFPGRHHVLTRFQAEFLRRYDATIVWAVTSANHHTTKRNPIPFDRREAAIERLSVAVGIRSLVIGVVDTPPTDDFADVTIKAVEAGTDDEVQLDPSNTLVACSTAEVAKLYEQLGYNVIGVEPEDQPRPWDVLLMVAAGNNDWRKLAHPATVDVFDRYHLDAQIQRCVNDPVVGDDGGLTTTRDYKTYADAFETAADRKWLQIKDFVRPGRILDIGCATGATLQLIDADPRFHESDLIGVEVARHLYAECVHKKEQGLFHNPNVYFYQRNMLGSAVFPPRSIDTTLTLALTHEIWSYADGSRPATVQRFADALFAHTAPGGVWVNSDVCGPGEPERSVVLALDDSDGSNPSTPVELEALQDPAAYIAGLSTRARFFQFAQDFRRNASVLFEYSERDGKLVLRLADAMDFLTRKDYVDNWLSETHEQFCGLNFAGWSSVATQAGFTIDPASKAWRNDWVIENRIAPVASLSTASGEPVDWPDTHQLLIARR, via the coding sequence ATGGAATACGTACTGTTCCCCGGCCGTCATCACGTGCTGACGCGCTTCCAGGCGGAGTTCCTGCGCCGGTACGACGCGACGATCGTCTGGGCGGTGACATCTGCCAACCACCACACCACCAAGCGCAACCCGATCCCGTTCGACCGGCGCGAGGCCGCGATCGAGCGGCTCAGCGTGGCCGTCGGGATCCGGTCGCTGGTGATCGGCGTCGTCGACACACCTCCGACGGACGACTTCGCCGACGTCACGATCAAGGCGGTCGAGGCCGGTACCGACGACGAGGTCCAGCTGGATCCGTCGAACACCTTGGTCGCGTGCTCGACGGCCGAGGTCGCAAAGCTGTATGAACAACTCGGGTACAACGTGATCGGGGTCGAGCCGGAGGATCAGCCGCGGCCCTGGGACGTCCTGCTGATGGTTGCCGCTGGCAATAATGACTGGCGCAAGCTGGCGCACCCGGCGACCGTCGACGTCTTCGATCGGTACCACCTGGACGCGCAGATCCAGCGCTGCGTCAACGACCCGGTCGTCGGCGACGACGGCGGGCTGACCACGACCCGCGACTACAAGACCTACGCAGACGCCTTCGAGACCGCAGCTGACCGGAAATGGCTGCAGATCAAGGACTTCGTCCGGCCCGGGCGCATCCTCGACATCGGGTGCGCGACCGGCGCGACGCTGCAGCTCATCGACGCTGATCCGCGGTTCCACGAGTCGGACCTGATCGGCGTTGAGGTCGCCCGGCATCTGTACGCCGAATGCGTGCACAAGAAGGAGCAAGGGCTGTTCCACAACCCGAACGTCTACTTCTACCAGCGCAACATGCTCGGCTCGGCCGTCTTCCCGCCGCGCTCGATCGACACGACCCTCACGCTGGCGCTGACCCACGAGATCTGGTCGTACGCCGATGGGTCGCGGCCGGCCACCGTCCAGCGCTTCGCCGACGCGCTCTTCGCGCACACCGCGCCGGGTGGGGTCTGGGTCAACTCCGATGTCTGCGGACCTGGTGAGCCGGAGCGGAGCGTAGTACTGGCTCTGGATGACAGCGACGGGTCGAACCCATCGACGCCTGTTGAGTTGGAGGCGCTGCAGGATCCGGCGGCCTACATCGCTGGGTTGTCCACGCGGGCCCGGTTCTTCCAGTTCGCGCAGGACTTCCGGCGGAACGCGTCGGTACTGTTCGAGTACTCCGAACGCGACGGCAAACTGGTACTGCGCCTGGCGGACGCGATGGACTTCCTGACTCGCAAGGACTACGTCGACAACTGGTTGAGCGAGACGCACGAGCAGTTCTGCGGACTGAACTTCGCGGGCTGGTCGTCGGTCGCCACGCAGGCGGGGTTCACCATCGACCCGGCGTCGAAGGCGTGGCGCAACGACTGGGTGATCGAGAACCGGATCGCTCCGGTCGCCTCACTCAGTACCGCCTCCGGCGAGCCCGTCGACTGGCCGGATACCCACCAACTGCTGATCGCGCGGCGTTAG
- a CDS encoding N-acetyltransferase, giving the protein MSWYDALEAGELTSRPGDYEAKRFGVSVDRISVSASAGTPLDEVLTAVDKSSADVVILRYPAREVTWFAALATGSRTALLADSLVYWSLPVGKGRRPAPLAGFAASLEKVVDDTLVDDLVGDIFGDYGNHYCANPLFKRAEALAGYQEWARRSVAETGAVVLRGPDRRVLALATIDQERSWTEVQLAGVVPAEQGRGRYGHLLAAVEDASTTRRLVISTQGHNTGVQRAWARYGFEPVHTLLTVHLVADRLLLA; this is encoded by the coding sequence ATGAGTTGGTACGACGCCCTGGAAGCCGGTGAGCTGACCAGCAGGCCGGGTGACTACGAGGCGAAGCGCTTTGGCGTCTCCGTCGACCGCATCTCGGTGTCAGCCTCCGCCGGTACGCCGCTGGACGAGGTGCTCACCGCAGTCGACAAGTCCTCTGCTGATGTCGTCATCCTGCGCTACCCCGCGCGTGAGGTGACCTGGTTCGCAGCACTCGCCACTGGGTCGCGGACTGCGCTACTGGCCGACAGCCTCGTCTACTGGTCGCTCCCGGTCGGCAAGGGCCGCCGCCCGGCGCCACTGGCCGGGTTCGCCGCGAGCCTGGAGAAGGTTGTCGACGACACCCTCGTGGACGACCTGGTCGGGGACATCTTCGGCGACTACGGGAACCACTACTGCGCCAATCCGCTCTTCAAGCGCGCAGAGGCGCTCGCCGGGTATCAAGAGTGGGCCCGGCGCAGCGTCGCCGAGACGGGTGCGGTCGTGCTCCGTGGACCCGACCGGCGGGTGCTGGCGCTGGCGACCATCGACCAGGAGCGGTCGTGGACGGAGGTCCAGCTTGCTGGCGTAGTACCGGCTGAGCAGGGGCGTGGGCGGTACGGGCACCTGCTGGCCGCGGTGGAGGACGCCAGTACGACCCGACGGTTGGTGATCTCGACCCAGGGGCATAACACCGGTGTCCAGCGAGCCTGGGCACGATACGGATTCGAGCCTGTCCACACCCTGCTGACAGTGCACTTAGTAGCCGATCGGTTACTGCTAGCATGA
- a CDS encoding glycosyltransferase family 2 protein — protein sequence MTPRLSVVVPFYNVGEYIGDCLESIARQTFADFEAILVDDGSPDDSAAIAKDFCGRDSRFRIVEQHNQGLGPARNTGVREAQGDYLTFVDSDDLVSRHGFEWLIRTLDETGSCLAGGNARRFNNSAGVRPSWIHRLPFAKDRIATHVVETPDLILDRMIWNKVYRRSFWDEHGYEFPAIRYEDYPVTLQAHLDAVTVDAIAAPVYYWRERESGESITQQKFQFGNLADRVTSAGLVLDLIDNGGPGLGEIRRRVHSHFTQIDMLTLMMAFGAVPESEEQELVLLASGFLERLDRSVLVRAHGYDRLQHAALRAGDVDLLRRLAHFRNEGGLRGGARALSKPGRRRQFEHNYPGVHEANTAIPRSLYQLPTRELTLATTVQDVAWRDGGLAIKGTAEIRHLATDAASSALRIALVVDGAETQLAVRRYEATDSHGDMAMVGFEVHLDKPLLARLSATGAPGHFAVRMRAGKARREGKLRGQKAGSPGWPPGSWICANSWVQPGPGADGAFVLRRMVDPCRLTSVEQFEDALVLRGRVPAALDNPQLQLTRPLSGQDQVLSVELSSDRRFSVRIPYAPIIAETNPDDPFTQRTTWAFRMVGSDGTEKLLLWTAEDQAVNHLEQGRLVSLTRSTGGYVNLHEGPARLVAERALLVAESNELRISGPLTDVTHSFSWRRYIDDSDDHLDVACRSALSDGHWMASVKLPALVPENPVAHAVDPLASLADWVLFAVAADGSAQAVQCEPFLASRLPLVVEQNGHLLGVRPHAGTLHVEVR from the coding sequence GTGACGCCGCGGCTGAGCGTGGTTGTTCCGTTCTACAACGTCGGGGAGTACATCGGGGACTGCCTCGAGTCGATCGCCCGGCAGACCTTCGCCGACTTCGAGGCGATCCTGGTCGACGACGGCTCGCCGGACGACAGCGCCGCGATCGCGAAGGACTTCTGCGGCCGCGACTCCCGGTTCCGGATCGTCGAGCAGCACAACCAGGGGCTCGGGCCGGCCCGCAACACCGGCGTACGGGAGGCTCAGGGCGACTACCTGACCTTCGTCGACAGCGACGACCTGGTCAGCAGGCATGGGTTCGAGTGGCTGATCCGGACTCTGGACGAGACCGGTTCCTGTCTGGCCGGCGGCAACGCGCGGCGGTTCAACAACAGCGCCGGCGTCCGGCCGTCGTGGATCCACCGGCTGCCGTTCGCCAAGGACCGGATCGCGACCCACGTGGTCGAGACGCCCGACCTGATCCTCGACCGGATGATCTGGAACAAGGTCTACCGGCGGTCCTTCTGGGACGAGCACGGCTACGAGTTCCCGGCGATCCGGTACGAGGACTATCCGGTCACCCTGCAGGCGCATCTGGACGCGGTCACCGTCGATGCCATCGCCGCGCCGGTCTACTACTGGCGCGAGCGGGAGTCCGGGGAGTCGATCACGCAACAGAAGTTCCAGTTCGGCAACCTGGCCGACCGGGTGACGTCGGCCGGGCTCGTGCTGGACCTGATCGACAACGGCGGGCCTGGCCTGGGCGAGATCCGGCGGCGGGTGCACTCGCACTTCACGCAGATCGACATGCTGACGCTGATGATGGCCTTCGGCGCCGTACCGGAGTCGGAGGAGCAGGAGCTGGTGCTGCTCGCCTCCGGGTTCCTGGAGCGGCTGGATCGCTCGGTACTCGTGCGTGCGCACGGGTACGACCGGCTGCAGCACGCCGCGTTGCGAGCGGGTGATGTCGACCTGCTCCGGCGCCTGGCGCATTTCCGCAACGAGGGCGGCCTTCGTGGCGGCGCGCGGGCGCTGTCCAAGCCGGGTCGGCGGCGCCAGTTCGAGCACAACTATCCGGGCGTGCACGAGGCGAACACGGCGATCCCGCGATCGCTCTACCAGTTGCCGACGCGGGAGCTGACGCTCGCGACCACGGTCCAGGACGTCGCCTGGCGAGATGGCGGGCTGGCGATCAAGGGCACCGCGGAGATCCGGCATCTGGCGACGGATGCGGCTTCGTCGGCGCTGCGGATCGCGCTGGTGGTCGATGGGGCCGAGACACAGCTGGCGGTACGGCGGTACGAGGCGACCGACTCCCATGGGGACATGGCGATGGTCGGGTTCGAGGTGCATCTCGACAAGCCGTTGCTGGCCAGGCTGTCCGCGACTGGGGCGCCGGGGCATTTCGCAGTACGGATGAGGGCTGGGAAGGCGCGGCGGGAGGGCAAGCTGCGCGGGCAGAAGGCGGGCAGCCCGGGGTGGCCGCCTGGCAGCTGGATCTGCGCGAACAGCTGGGTCCAGCCTGGTCCGGGCGCCGATGGAGCCTTTGTACTGCGCCGGATGGTCGACCCTTGCCGGTTGACGTCCGTAGAGCAGTTCGAAGACGCCCTGGTACTACGAGGTCGCGTGCCTGCCGCTCTGGACAACCCGCAGCTGCAATTGACCAGGCCGCTGTCCGGGCAGGACCAGGTGCTGTCCGTGGAACTGTCGAGCGACCGGCGGTTCAGCGTCCGGATCCCTTATGCGCCGATCATCGCGGAGACCAACCCGGACGACCCGTTCACGCAGCGGACCACCTGGGCGTTCCGGATGGTGGGCAGCGACGGGACCGAGAAGCTGTTGTTGTGGACGGCCGAGGATCAGGCCGTCAACCACCTGGAGCAAGGCCGTCTGGTCTCGTTGACCCGGTCGACCGGTGGGTACGTCAACCTGCACGAGGGGCCGGCCCGGCTGGTCGCCGAGCGGGCGCTGCTCGTTGCTGAGAGCAACGAATTGCGGATCAGCGGGCCGTTGACCGATGTCACCCACAGCTTCAGCTGGCGGCGGTACATCGACGACTCCGACGACCACCTGGACGTCGCGTGCCGGAGCGCGTTGTCGGACGGGCACTGGATGGCCTCGGTGAAGCTGCCGGCACTGGTCCCGGAGAATCCGGTCGCGCACGCGGTCGACCCGCTGGCCAGCCTGGCGGACTGGGTGCTCTTCGCTGTCGCCGCCGACGGCTCGGCGCAGGCTGTGCAGTGTGAGCCGTTCCTGGCCAGCCGATTGCCGTTGGTGGTCGAGCAGAATGGTCACTTGCTGGGTGTGCGGCCGCACGCAGGCACTCTTCACGTCGAGGTTCGCTGA
- a CDS encoding glycosyltransferase family 2 protein produces the protein MASSQPVLSVVVPMYDEEEVLPIFFERMHPLLDGLGIPYEVLVVDDGSRDKTAALLTDATASWPQLRLVRLLRNSGHQAALSAGFRRARGEYLVTIDADLQDPPEVIADLLATARDKDVDVVYGVRSDRSSDSWPKRTTARMYYRLMCRLVGKEIPFDAGDFRLVSRRVVDAVNGLPEDGRVFRLVIPWLGFPSAEVAYVRAVRAAGVTKYNWTKMFRLAFDSVTAFSAAPLRLATWLGLLGGLLSFAMVIGALVIKLAGRSIPGWTSTVLAVGIIGAIQLLCLGLLGEYVARLFQSSQRRPQFLVGYDSLEDPGHHSYAEAIEAQEKD, from the coding sequence ATGGCATCCAGCCAACCTGTTCTGTCCGTCGTCGTGCCGATGTACGACGAGGAAGAGGTGCTGCCGATCTTCTTCGAGCGGATGCACCCGCTGCTGGACGGCCTGGGGATCCCCTACGAGGTGCTGGTCGTCGACGACGGTAGCCGGGACAAGACGGCCGCTCTGCTCACCGATGCCACGGCTAGCTGGCCGCAGCTCCGACTGGTTCGTCTGCTCCGCAACTCCGGCCACCAGGCCGCCCTGTCGGCCGGCTTCCGCCGGGCACGCGGCGAGTACCTGGTGACCATCGATGCCGACTTGCAGGACCCGCCCGAGGTCATCGCTGACCTGCTCGCCACTGCTCGCGACAAGGACGTCGACGTCGTCTACGGCGTGCGCTCCGACCGCTCAAGCGACTCCTGGCCGAAGCGGACGACCGCCCGGATGTACTACCGGCTCATGTGCCGCCTGGTCGGCAAGGAGATCCCGTTCGACGCCGGCGACTTCCGGCTCGTCTCCCGGCGAGTAGTGGACGCAGTGAACGGGTTGCCCGAGGACGGCCGGGTCTTCCGGCTGGTGATCCCGTGGCTGGGCTTCCCGAGCGCAGAGGTCGCGTACGTCCGGGCGGTACGGGCGGCAGGCGTCACGAAGTACAACTGGACGAAGATGTTCCGGCTGGCCTTCGACAGTGTGACCGCGTTCTCAGCTGCACCGCTCCGGCTGGCCACCTGGCTCGGGCTGCTCGGTGGGCTGCTGTCGTTCGCGATGGTGATCGGTGCTCTGGTCATCAAGCTGGCCGGCCGCAGCATCCCCGGCTGGACGTCGACAGTGCTCGCAGTGGGCATCATCGGCGCGATCCAGTTGCTCTGCCTCGGCTTGCTCGGTGAGTACGTCGCTCGCTTGTTTCAATCGAGCCAGCGGCGGCCGCAGTTCCTGGTCGGCTACGACAGCCTCGAGGATCCGGGCCACCACAGCTATGCCGAGGCGATCGAAGCGCAAGAGAAGGACTAG
- a CDS encoding MarR family winged helix-turn-helix transcriptional regulator: MERTKATAELAGVVVGFVGAAQRGMVANFDLARVSVLSAVAADGPLRPREVGKRLGMAPSSVTRHVQALEDAGQLSVEPDPEDQRTCLLEVTEAGRGELDSLQAVGGAVLGEVVADWSQKDIATLSSLLQRLVADWAERGEGARTKPKPAPDRRPRWRHPVPDGGEGRG; encoded by the coding sequence ATGGAACGAACGAAAGCTACGGCCGAGTTGGCTGGGGTTGTGGTCGGGTTCGTTGGCGCGGCTCAGCGGGGGATGGTGGCTAACTTTGATCTGGCTCGGGTGTCTGTGTTGAGTGCGGTGGCTGCCGATGGGCCGTTGCGGCCGCGGGAGGTCGGTAAGCGGCTTGGGATGGCGCCGTCGTCGGTCACCCGGCATGTGCAGGCACTTGAAGATGCCGGGCAGTTGAGTGTTGAGCCCGATCCTGAGGATCAGCGGACCTGTTTGCTTGAGGTGACCGAAGCCGGGCGGGGTGAGTTGGATAGCTTGCAGGCGGTTGGCGGGGCTGTCCTGGGTGAGGTGGTTGCGGACTGGTCGCAGAAGGACATCGCGACCTTGTCGAGTTTGTTGCAGCGGCTGGTCGCCGACTGGGCGGAGCGTGGCGAGGGCGCCCGGACGAAGCCGAAGCCGGCGCCAGATCGCCGGCCGCGCTGGCGGCATCCGGTGCCGGATGGCGGGGAGGGTCGGGGATGA
- the rffA gene encoding dTDP-4-amino-4,6-dideoxygalactose transaminase, producing MPELSPIPFVKAYLAGDELAYVSRSFTSAAVTGDGPFTARATELITKLTGGLASLLTTSCTHALEMTALLLDLQPGDEVIMPSFTFVSTANAYVLRGAVPVFVDIRPDTLNLDETQLEAAVTDRTKAIVVVHYAGVAAAMDEVLAVAAKYGLAVIEDNAHGLGGTYRGRPLGSFGVMATQSFHGTKNVHCGEGGALVLNDADLLARAEVIREKGTDRSQFFRGQVDKYRWVDVGSSYLPADPLAAFLTAQLEQFDKIQAPRQAIWQRYDEELAVWAASRGVGVPTVPAECVHPAHMYYLLMPSHEDQQGLIAHLRELNISAPFHYLPLHSSPAGERYGRVGPGGCEVTEQVSSRLVRLPLYSELTSDEQARVIAGVISYNLVAA from the coding sequence ATGCCGGAGCTGTCGCCGATCCCGTTCGTCAAGGCGTACCTGGCGGGTGACGAGCTCGCGTATGTGAGCCGGTCGTTCACCTCCGCCGCGGTCACCGGAGACGGTCCCTTCACGGCCCGCGCGACCGAGCTGATCACCAAGCTCACCGGTGGGCTGGCATCGTTGCTGACCACCTCCTGCACGCACGCGCTGGAGATGACCGCGCTGCTGCTCGATCTCCAGCCGGGCGACGAGGTGATCATGCCGTCGTTCACGTTTGTCTCGACGGCCAATGCCTATGTACTGCGCGGCGCGGTGCCCGTCTTCGTGGACATCCGGCCGGACACGCTCAACCTCGACGAGACCCAGCTGGAAGCCGCTGTCACCGACCGGACCAAGGCGATCGTGGTGGTGCACTACGCCGGGGTCGCGGCCGCCATGGACGAGGTACTAGCCGTCGCTGCGAAGTACGGGCTGGCAGTGATCGAGGACAACGCGCACGGGCTCGGTGGGACGTACCGGGGTCGCCCACTCGGCTCCTTCGGGGTGATGGCGACGCAGTCGTTCCACGGGACCAAGAACGTGCACTGCGGCGAGGGTGGTGCGCTGGTGCTCAACGACGCCGACCTGCTCGCGCGTGCCGAGGTGATCCGGGAGAAGGGCACCGACCGGAGCCAGTTCTTCCGTGGGCAGGTGGACAAGTACCGCTGGGTCGACGTCGGCTCCAGCTACCTCCCGGCTGACCCGCTCGCTGCTTTCCTGACGGCCCAGCTGGAGCAGTTCGACAAGATCCAGGCGCCGCGGCAGGCGATCTGGCAGCGGTACGACGAGGAGCTCGCCGTCTGGGCCGCGTCGCGCGGTGTCGGCGTACCGACCGTGCCGGCCGAGTGCGTGCACCCGGCGCACATGTACTACCTGCTCATGCCGTCCCATGAGGACCAGCAGGGCCTCATCGCGCACCTGCGGGAGCTCAACATCAGCGCACCCTTCCACTACCTCCCACTGCACTCCTCACCGGCCGGTGAACGCTACGGCCGGGTCGGCCCCGGCGGTTGCGAGGTCACCGAGCAAGTGAGTAGCAGGCTGGTCCGGCTGCCGCTCTACAGCGAACTCACCTCTGACGAACAGGCCCGCGTGATCGCCGGCGTCATCTCCTACAACCTGGTTGCCGCATGA
- the pseI gene encoding pseudaminic acid synthase, producing the protein MSATRTIDFGGVPIGPEHRPFVIAEMSGNHNGDFERAKEIVRAMGDTGVQALKLQAYTADTMTLDVDLPAFRLPGDHKLWADRHLHELYEEAHTPWSWFEPLFELANSLGMVAFASPFDLTAIELLEKLDVPGYKVASNEIGDLPLVRAMAATGKPIIISTGSATLTDIDAAVRAARSTGNEQIVVLSCTASYPAPADQSNLRGIPVLRDALGVQVGLSDHTMGIGASIAAVALGATVIEKHVTLSRDDGGVDSAFSLEPHEVRALVEGTTIAHEALGEPIIGPKQAEQNVLRFRRSLYVTRDVKAGEKVAPDNVRSVRPAGGLQPDAYTTVEGRPFRIDVPAGTPLTWDVL; encoded by the coding sequence ATGAGCGCCACCAGGACGATCGACTTCGGCGGCGTCCCGATCGGCCCGGAGCACCGGCCGTTCGTGATCGCCGAGATGTCGGGCAACCACAACGGTGACTTCGAGCGGGCGAAGGAGATCGTCCGCGCGATGGGCGACACCGGCGTCCAGGCGCTGAAGCTGCAGGCGTACACCGCGGACACGATGACGCTCGACGTCGACCTGCCCGCGTTCCGGCTGCCGGGCGACCACAAGCTGTGGGCCGACCGGCACCTGCACGAGCTGTACGAAGAGGCGCACACCCCCTGGTCCTGGTTCGAGCCGCTGTTCGAGCTGGCGAACTCGCTCGGCATGGTCGCGTTCGCGTCGCCGTTCGACCTGACCGCGATCGAGTTGCTCGAGAAGCTGGACGTCCCTGGCTACAAGGTCGCCTCGAACGAGATCGGCGACCTGCCGCTGGTCCGCGCGATGGCGGCGACCGGCAAGCCGATCATCATCTCCACCGGCTCCGCGACGCTGACGGACATCGATGCGGCCGTCCGCGCGGCCCGCTCGACCGGCAACGAGCAGATCGTCGTACTGTCCTGCACCGCGAGCTACCCGGCGCCCGCCGACCAGTCGAACCTGCGCGGAATTCCGGTACTCCGGGACGCGCTCGGCGTCCAGGTCGGCCTGTCGGACCACACGATGGGGATCGGCGCCTCGATCGCGGCGGTCGCTCTCGGCGCGACCGTGATCGAGAAGCACGTCACGCTGTCCCGCGACGACGGCGGCGTCGACTCGGCGTTCTCGCTGGAACCGCACGAGGTGCGAGCCCTGGTCGAAGGAACGACCATCGCCCACGAGGCCCTCGGCGAACCGATCATCGGCCCCAAGCAGGCCGAGCAGAACGTCCTGCGCTTCCGCCGCTCCCTCTACGTCACCCGCGACGTCAAGGCCGGCGAGAAGGTTGCCCCCGACAACGTCCGCTCGGTCCGCCCGGCCGGCGGCCTCCAGCCCGACGCCTACACCACCGTCGAAGGCCGGCCGTTCCGCATCGACGTACCAGCCGGAACGCCGCTCACCTGGGACGTGCTGTAA
- a CDS encoding GNAT family N-acetyltransferase yields MLRQATDEDVDTIRALRNQQANRDVSITTHEISAEEHAGWWAKTSVDPSRRVLIYERDGRTAGVVNFFDLEQGTGAWGFFLDADGLAETGETLPAWIEVMKEATGYAFDTLGLDELTGEVLEHNTVVRQMNRRFRFTEGEPELRYADGRELTVIPIKLSKADRRKPKETR; encoded by the coding sequence ATGCTGCGCCAGGCCACGGACGAGGACGTCGACACCATCCGGGCACTGCGTAACCAGCAGGCCAACCGGGACGTCAGCATCACCACGCACGAGATCTCCGCCGAGGAGCACGCCGGCTGGTGGGCCAAGACGAGTGTCGATCCGAGCCGCCGGGTGCTGATCTACGAGCGCGACGGCCGGACCGCCGGGGTGGTGAACTTCTTCGACCTCGAGCAGGGCACCGGCGCCTGGGGATTCTTCCTCGACGCGGACGGCCTGGCCGAGACCGGCGAGACGCTGCCCGCCTGGATCGAGGTGATGAAGGAGGCCACCGGCTACGCCTTCGACACCCTCGGCCTCGACGAGCTGACCGGCGAGGTCCTCGAGCACAACACCGTCGTACGGCAGATGAACCGGCGGTTCCGCTTCACCGAGGGCGAGCCGGAGCTCCGGTACGCCGACGGCCGCGAGCTCACCGTGATCCCGATCAAGCTGTCCAAAGCCGACCGGCGCAAGCCGAAGGAGACCCGATGA